The genomic region TGAAACGGGATGCCACGCTCCCGGGCGGGGCCTTCGATGCGGCGTCCGGTCTTTCCGGCGCCGAGGAGCGCGGTGCAGTCGGCGTCGTCGATCACGTAGTCGATCTCGGGCGCGGGATGGCCCGGACAGAGGGAGACGGCGATCCCGCCGGCGCGCCAGATCGCCCACTGCGCGACGACGTACTCGAATCCCGGCTCCATGAGGAACCCGACCCGGGCCCCGTCCAGATCGGCGGCGCCGGCATCGGCAAGGAGATGTCGGGCCCGGAGCCGCGATTGCGCCTCGAGCTCGCCATAGGTGTGGGACGCGCCTCCGGCGAGCACGGCAAGGCGATCCGACCACTCCGGAGACGGGCGAAAGAGCGCGGGGCCGGTCAAGTCCGGGCGCGATCCGCCGCGCGCGACACCACCCGGGCGGTCAGAGTGCGGACCAGGTGCCGGCGGTACGCCTCGCTCGCGTGCATGTCGGCGGCGGGGTCGCAGGTCGCCGCGCAGGCGGCCGCGGCGGCTTCGATCGCTTCCGGCGTGGGCTCCGCGCCGACGAGGGTCCGCGCCGCCTCGCTCATCAGGCAGGGCGTGGCCCCCCCGTTCACGAGCGAGATGGCGGCTTCGTCGCACACACCGCCTGAGTCCAGCCGCACCCGCGCCGCCACGCCGGCGAGGGCGTAGTCGCCCCGGCGCCGGGCCACCTCGTCGAAGGCCGTCCCCTCTCCCGGGGGCGACGGCGGCACCTCGATCGCCGTGAGAAGTTCATCGGGTTCGAGCGCGGAGAAGAAGGGGCCGAGGAAGAAGTCCTCCAGATCCAGGGTCCGCTCCACCCTGGAGCCGGACTCCCCTCCCCGCGAGCGACGGGCGATCCGGACCCGCGCCCCGAGCGCGAGGAGGACGGCGGGCAGTTCCGCGGCGGGATCGGCGTGCGCCACCGAGCCTCCGACCGTGCCCCGGGACCGGATCTGGGGGTGCGCGATGAAGGGCGCCGCTTCCGCGAGGAGCGGGGCCCGCCGCGCGATGAGCGGATCGCGCTCCAACTGGCGAACCCGAACCATGGCGCCGAGGAGCAGCCCTCCGCTCTCCGTCTCCTCGACCCCCGCCAACGCCTCGATCCCGTTCAGGTCCACGAGACGTTCCGGCGCCGCGAGACGGAAGTTGAGCATCGGGACGAGGCTCTGTCCGCCCGCGAGCGGCCGCGTCTCGACGGACGCATCCGCGAGCGCCGCCAGCGCTTCGTCCAGGTCGGCCGCCGCCACGTACTCGAAGGGCGGCGGCTTCACGACGACCCCCGCAGGAGTTCGAACAGGCGGCCGGGGCTCAGCGGGATGTCGAGGATCTCCAGTCCCGGCGCGATGTCGGCCAGCGCATCCTCGACGGCCTGCGCGAAGGCGGCCGCGACCGGGATCGCGCCGCCCTCCCCCACCCCCTTCGTCCCCAGCGGATTCAGCGTCGATGGCGTCTCGAGGTGGGCCGTCTCGATCGCGGGGACGTCCGTCGATGTCGGGAGCAGGTAGTCCATGAACGAGGCGTTGCTCGTCCCGCCGAACTCGTCGAACACGAGTTCCTCGTAGAAGGCGTTTCCGATCCCGGCCGCGACGCCGCCGTGGATCTGGCCTTCCACGATCGTCGGGTTGATCACCGTCCCGCAGTCGTGCACGACGATGTAGCGCAGGATCTCGACCATCGCCGTCTCGGGATCCACCGCGACGACGACGGCGTGGGTTCCGTTCGCGGTCGTCCCGTACGGCGGGCCGAAGTACGAGGTCGCCTCCAGCCCCGGCTCGGTCCCCGGCTGCACGGCTCCGCGCAGCGGGTTGGCGCTCACCGCGAGCGCGCCGAGGTCGACGGACAGGTCCGGGGCGCCCCGCACGCGGGCGGCGCCGTCGGCGAGTTCAAGGTCATCGGGATCGACCTCGAGCGCCGCCGCGGCGTGTCCCAGGATCTTCTCCCGCACGGACTGCGCCGCGGCGTGGATCGCGTTGCCAGCGACGACCGCCCCGCGGCTCGCGAAGGTGCCCGTCCCCCAGTGGAAGTCGCTCGTGTCACCCGTCACCACCCGCACATCGGACGGCGCCACCCCGACCGCGTCGGCCACGATCTGCGCGAAGGAGGTGAAGTGCCCCTGGCCCTGGGTACCCACGCCGGTCGCGAGGCGGACCGTGCCACCGGGTTCGACGGTGATCCGCGCGCCCTCGTAGGGGCCGATTCCCGTCCCCTCCACGTAGTTGACGACGCCGACGCCGACCGCGCGTCCGTCCGCCCGCACCCGTTCGCGTTCCCGCCGGAACGTCTCGTGCCCGACGAGACGGACGGCCTCCTCCAGCGACTCCTCGTAACTCCCGCTGTCGTACCGGAGCGGGGCGAAGTCCTGGTACATGATCTCGTGGTTGTACGGAAACTCGTCCGTACCGATCACGTTGCGGCGGCGGATCTCGACCGGATCGAGGCCGAGGCCGCGCGCCGCGAGGTCGAGCAGGCGCTCCATGACGAACACGCCGTGCTGCCGCCCGGCGCCGCGCACGGGCGTGACGATCGGCTTGTTCGTGAAGGCGACCCGGAACTCGCTCTCGTAGCTCGGCACCCGGTAGGGCCCGAGCAGCGTGCACTGGCTGTTGATGGGGATCGTGAGGCCGTAGGGGTCGTAGGCCCCCGAGTCGTGGATGAAGATGTCGCGCACGCCCAGGATCCGGCCCTCGCGCGTCACCGCGATCTCCGCCTCGTGCAGTTGCCCCCGCTCCTGGGTCGTGGCGAAGAAGTTCTCGTACCGGTCCTCGACCCACTTCACGGGCCGCCCCAGCCGGATCGAGGCCCAGGGGACGAGGATCTCCTCCGCGTAGAACATGATCTTCGGGCCGAAACCGCCGCCCACGAAGGGGGCGATGAACCGCACCTGCGACTCCGACAGGCCGAGCGCCGCGGCGACGACGTTGCGCACCGGAATGGGGGCCTGCGTCGTGTCCCACACCTGCAGCCGGTCAGCCCGCGCATCCCACTCGGCCACGACGGCCCGGTTCTCGATCGCGCCCCCGATCCCGCGGTCGTAGCTGAAGCGGCGCTCCAGGACGAGGTCGGCCCGCGCGCGCGCGGCGGCGTAGTCCCCCTTCGTCTGCCGGACGTGCGCGGCGAGGTTCGACGGGAGGTCTTCATGCACCCGCGGCGCGTCCCCATCGAGCGCTCGTCCGAGATCCACGACGGGATCGAGCGGCTCGATGTCGGCCTCCACGAGCTGGGCCGCGTCCTCGGCCACGTAGCGGCTCTCCGCGACGATCATGGCCAGCGCCTCGCCCTGGTGCCGGATCCGCTCGCGGACGAGCGGGAGCGCGGTGCGCGCGTGGAACACCAGCCCTTCGAGCGGCGGCGGCGGGACGAGCACCGCGCCGGGACGAAGAAGCGGGCCGAGATCGGCGGCCGTGAAGACGGCGTGGACTCCGGGGTGCGAGCGGGCCCGCTCCACGTCCAGCCGACGCAGCCGTCCGGCCGGCAGGTCGCTGCGCACGAAGGCGACGTGCAGCGCGCCCGGCGGCTCGACGTCCTCCACGAACTGCGCGCGCCCAGCCAGGAGCCGCGCGTCCTCGTTGCGCGGCACCCGCGCCCCGACCCACGTCCCGCCCGCCCGGCTCATGGGCGGTCCATCCGGCTCACGGCTCCCCCTCCCCGACGGCGCCGTCCGCCGCGAGGCGCTCGGCCGCGAGCGCGACCCCCTCCACGATGTTGTGGTAGCCCGTGCAGCGGCACAGGTGCCCGGACACCGCCTCGCGGATCTCCTCCCTCGAAGGCGCCGGGTTGTCGCGCAGGAAGGCCTCGGCCGTCATGAGGATGCCCGGGGTGCAGAAGCCGCACTGCAGGCCGTGCGCCTCGTGCAGGGCCCGCTGGACCGGATGCAGTCGTTCGACGGTGATCGCTTCTCCCGGCTGCACTTCGGCGAGTCCCTCGACCGTCGTCACTTCGTGCCCGTCGATCTGCACCGCGAACAGGAGGCAGGCCCGGACCGGCTCCCCATCCAGTTGCACGGTGCACGCCCCGCACACGCCGTGCTCGCACCCCACGTGCGTGCCGGTAAGTCCGACCTCGGAGCGCAGGAAGTCCGACAGGAGCAACCGCGGCTCGACGTCCCCGGACCACGCGTTGCCGTTGATCCGGGCGGATATTCGCACGGCGTTCAATCCCGTTACGGGACGAGTTCCTGGCGCGGCTGGAGCTTCACCGCCCACAGCCCGCTGAAGTACTCCGCGAAGAAGAGGTTCCCCTTGTGGATCTGCGGCCCCCAGGTGAAGGGGGCGTTCGCCACCACGCCGTCCGGGTCGTACGCCATGTAGCGCGCGATCTCCCGGCCCTGCTCGCCGAGGTTCCCCTTCAGTTCCCCGGAGATGTCGAGCACCCGCAACCCGCCGTTGTAGAACGCCGCGTACAGCTTGTCATCCTCGATCCACATGTTGTGCGACCCCGCCTCCGGGATCTCGTAACGCGCGACCTCCTCCGGGTTGTCGGGGTCCGTGAAGTCCACCACGTGGATGTAGCCGGACATGAACTGCGGCGTGCGCTCCGGGTCCTGCCCGTCGAAGCCCGGACGCCCCGCCTCGTCTCCCATGAAGACGTAGAAGCGCCCGGTGGGACTCCTATAGGGGAAGGCGGCGTGCGTCCGCCCCCCGATGTCGCGGAAGCGGGCGATCTCCACGGGGTTCGTGGGTGAGCCGCCGCGGTCGCCGCCCCCCACATCGATGAGCACGACCCCGTCGCCCCAGTTCGACGTGTACGCGATCCCGTCCACGATCCAGATGTCGTGGATCGCGTGCCCCGGCGTGTCGAGTTCGAACCGGCCCACGCGGTGCGGGCTGGCCGGGTCCTCGATGTTGATCACGTCGAAGCGGCGCCCGTTGTTCACCGCGTACACGTGACCGTCGTGGATGAAGAGGTTGTGGACGCCGCCGGTAAGCTCGTCATCGAATACGGAGATCGTCGTCACGTCCCGCGGGTTCCGGCAGTCGAGGATGACGATCCCGTTGCGCCGGTTCGAGGCGCCCTCGCGCGAAATCACGCAGACCTCCCCGTCCTCGCTCACCTTCACGTCGTTCGTCGTGCGCGCGTCGACGACGACGGAGTCGGTGAGGACGGGACTCGCCGGATCCGTCACATCCCAGAAGTAGACGGCGCCCGCCGCCGCGTGCGTACCCGTGATCGCGTAGTCGCGACCGTCGACTCCCTCCCACACCCACAGGTCCGAGGTGCGCTCGTTGTTGACCTGTCCCTGCCCCACGAACGTCACTTCCTGCGAGGCGTGGCGCGGATGGATCTCCAGCGAGGTGCGCGCCGCTCGGCCCGGCACGTTGGCGACGACCGTGTACACGCCGGGGAAGTAGGCCACGAACCGGCCCTTCTCATCGATCTCCGCCGGAGGAATGTCCGCCGTCGCCTCGATGGAGGGATCGGACATCACGGTCCAGGTGACCGGCAGGTCGCCCACGGCGCCGCCCATCGCGTC from Candidatus Palauibacter scopulicola harbors:
- a CDS encoding FAD binding domain-containing protein; its protein translation is MKPPPFEYVAAADLDEALAALADASVETRPLAGGQSLVPMLNFRLAAPERLVDLNGIEALAGVEETESGGLLLGAMVRVRQLERDPLIARRAPLLAEAAPFIAHPQIRSRGTVGGSVAHADPAAELPAVLLALGARVRIARRSRGGESGSRVERTLDLEDFFLGPFFSALEPDELLTAIEVPPSPPGEGTAFDEVARRRGDYALAGVAARVRLDSGGVCDEAAISLVNGGATPCLMSEAARTLVGAEPTPEAIEAAAAACAATCDPAADMHASEAYRRHLVRTLTARVVSRAADRART
- a CDS encoding xanthine dehydrogenase family protein molybdopterin-binding subunit yields the protein MSRAGGTWVGARVPRNEDARLLAGRAQFVEDVEPPGALHVAFVRSDLPAGRLRRLDVERARSHPGVHAVFTAADLGPLLRPGAVLVPPPPLEGLVFHARTALPLVRERIRHQGEALAMIVAESRYVAEDAAQLVEADIEPLDPVVDLGRALDGDAPRVHEDLPSNLAAHVRQTKGDYAAARARADLVLERRFSYDRGIGGAIENRAVVAEWDARADRLQVWDTTQAPIPVRNVVAAALGLSESQVRFIAPFVGGGFGPKIMFYAEEILVPWASIRLGRPVKWVEDRYENFFATTQERGQLHEAEIAVTREGRILGVRDIFIHDSGAYDPYGLTIPINSQCTLLGPYRVPSYESEFRVAFTNKPIVTPVRGAGRQHGVFVMERLLDLAARGLGLDPVEIRRRNVIGTDEFPYNHEIMYQDFAPLRYDSGSYEESLEEAVRLVGHETFRRERERVRADGRAVGVGVVNYVEGTGIGPYEGARITVEPGGTVRLATGVGTQGQGHFTSFAQIVADAVGVAPSDVRVVTGDTSDFHWGTGTFASRGAVVAGNAIHAAAQSVREKILGHAAAALEVDPDDLELADGAARVRGAPDLSVDLGALAVSANPLRGAVQPGTEPGLEATSYFGPPYGTTANGTHAVVVAVDPETAMVEILRYIVVHDCGTVINPTIVEGQIHGGVAAGIGNAFYEELVFDEFGGTSNASFMDYLLPTSTDVPAIETAHLETPSTLNPLGTKGVGEGGAIPVAAAFAQAVEDALADIAPGLEILDIPLSPGRLFELLRGSS
- a CDS encoding (2Fe-2S)-binding protein, with the protein product MNAVRISARINGNAWSGDVEPRLLLSDFLRSEVGLTGTHVGCEHGVCGACTVQLDGEPVRACLLFAVQIDGHEVTTVEGLAEVQPGEAITVERLHPVQRALHEAHGLQCGFCTPGILMTAEAFLRDNPAPSREEIREAVSGHLCRCTGYHNIVEGVALAAERLAADGAVGEGEP
- a CDS encoding Ig-like domain-containing protein, whose product is MKIPARHVVALLVLSVAGFPAMAPVAAQEAVSVEIVPGALSLEVGEEATLDVRVLDADGNAVDAQVLFFPSFADGRTGSARRSLDVDRTTGRVRAVRGGEYFVSAIVANARGLRGEITVSVAFPPLDRIDVTPSGGSTYVGVATRHRATLLDTAEDERDGEIRWSTSDEGVATVDRFGIVTPHAPGQFALRAEAEGVAAEVSYEVRENPAARLTVSGSAERARTGDVVRFEAAVEDAMGGAVGDLPVTWTVMSDPSIEATADIPPAEIDEKGRFVAYFPGVYTVVANVPGRAARTSLEIHPRHASQEVTFVGQGQVNNERTSDLWVWEGVDGRDYAITGTHAAAGAVYFWDVTDPASPVLTDSVVVDARTTNDVKVSEDGEVCVISREGASNRRNGIVILDCRNPRDVTTISVFDDELTGGVHNLFIHDGHVYAVNNGRRFDVINIEDPASPHRVGRFELDTPGHAIHDIWIVDGIAYTSNWGDGVVLIDVGGGDRGGSPTNPVEIARFRDIGGRTHAAFPYRSPTGRFYVFMGDEAGRPGFDGQDPERTPQFMSGYIHVVDFTDPDNPEEVARYEIPEAGSHNMWIEDDKLYAAFYNGGLRVLDISGELKGNLGEQGREIARYMAYDPDGVVANAPFTWGPQIHKGNLFFAEYFSGLWAVKLQPRQELVP